The Brachyhypopomus gauderio isolate BG-103 chromosome 2, BGAUD_0.2, whole genome shotgun sequence genome contains a region encoding:
- the LOC143508698 gene encoding zona pellucida sperm-binding protein 3-like, translated as MGLGKVGLCVVILLVVSEAWQAGMVRSQLPTGLQSNLQQQARRQVVAGGSSQGSHVSNPTGPVQGSFSQQSWNPVQIPVQQPSNVQSQQVFQGPVKQVAWHFPNDPQLPARQPLMQFQMSPPVPTASVAAECGETGIHVEVKKDLFGTGELINPSEITLGNCAVSGEDRAAQVLIFQSALQACNSTTSMTPDELVYVFYVRYVPHNFAHTPIVRTVGAEVRIECHYPRFHNVSSNALMPAWIPYASTQVAEEQLVFSLRLMTDDWTSERLSNQYFLHDVISVEASVIQFYHVPLRVYLDTCVATVFPDVNAVPSYAFIDNHGCLIDAKLTGSHSHFLPQTEADKLRFQLEAFRFQQDNSGLLYFTCFMKATPASYAADPEHKACSFSSNRWTAAYGLDQVCGCCDTTCSSRKGRDLSEDKGTLLEGEVILGPIMVKESA; from the exons ATGGGTTTAGGCAAAGTGGGCCTTTGTGTGGTGATTTTGCTGGTGGTATCTGAGGCATGGCAAGCAGGAATGGTCAGATCCCAACTTCCAACTGGACTACAATCTAATTTGCAGCAACAAGCAAGAAGGCAAGTGGTAGCTGGAGGGTCATCTCAGGGGAGCCATGTTTCTAACCCCACAGGGCCTGTCCAAGGATCATTTAGCCAGCAGTCTTGGAATCCTGTGCAGATACCTGTGCAGCAGCCTTCCAACGTTCAGTCCCAGCAAGTATTTCAGGGACCTGTGAAGCAGGTGGCATGGCACTTCCCCAATGACCCTCAACTACCAGCAAGACAGCCACTAATGCAGTTTCAGATGAGCCCCCCTGTTCCTACTGCAAGTGTAGCAGCAGAGTGTGGTGAGACTGGCATACATGTGGAGGTCAAGAAGGACCTGTTTGGAACCGGTGAGCTGATAAATCCATCTGAGATCACCCTGGGAAACTGTGCCGTCAGTGGGGAGGACCGTGCTGCTCAAGTCCTCATCTTCCAGTCAGCACTGCAGGCCTGCAACAGTACTACCAGT ATGACTCCAGATGAGCTGGTCTACGTCTTCTACGTCCGCTATGTTCCCCACAATTTTGCTCACACTCCTATTGTGAGAACCGTTGGTGCTGAGGTTCGCATCGAGTGTCACTATCCAAG GTTCCACAATGTAAGCAGCAATGCTCTGATGCCTGCCTGGATCCcatatgcttctacccaagttgCTGAGGAACAGCTTGTCTTCTCCCTGAGACTCATGACAG ATGACTGGACGTCTGAAAGGCTCTCCAACCAGTACTTCCTGCATGATGTGATCAGTGTTGAGGCATCTGTAATTCAGTTCTACCACGTGCCCCTTCGTGTGTATCTGGACACCTGTGTGGCCACTGTCTTTCCTGATGTGAATGCAGTCCCTAGTTATGCCTTCATAGATAACCATGG GTGCCTGATTGATGCCAAGCTCACAGGTTCCCATTCTCACTTCCTGCCCCAAACTGAAGCAGACAAGCTGAGGTTTCAGTTGGAGGCATTCAGGTTTCAGCAGGACAACAGTGGTTTG CTCTACTTCACATGCTTTATGAAGGCAACTCCAGCTTCTTACGCTGCTGATCCTGAGCACAAAGCTTGTTCGTTCTCTAGCAACAG GTGGACTGCAGCGTATGGTCTTGACCAGGTGTGTGGCTGTTGCGACACCACCTGTAGCTCCCGGAAGGGGCGAGACTTGTCTGAGGACAAAG gtaCTCTGCTGGAAGGAGAAGTAATCCTTGGACCCATCATGGTTAAGGAGAGTGCTTGA
- the LOC143508518 gene encoding zona pellucida sperm-binding protein 3-like: MGLGKVGLCVVILLVVSEAWQAGMVRSQLPTGLQSNLQQQARRQVVAGGSSQGSHVSNPTGPVQGSFSQQSWNPVQIPVQQPSNVQSQQVFQGPVKQVAWHFPNDPQLPARQPLMQFQMSPPVPTASVAAECGETGIHVEVKKDLFGTGELINPSEITLGNCAVSGEDRAAQVLIFQSALQACNSTTSMTPDELVYVFYVRYVPHNFAHTPIVRTVGAEVRIECHYPRFHNVSSNALMPAWIPYASTQVAEEQLVFSLRLMTDDWTSERLSNQYFLHDVISVEASVIQFYHVPLRVYLDTCVATVFPDVNAVPSYAFIDNHGCLIDAKLTGSHSHFLPQTEADKLRFQLEAFRFQQDNSGLVCKHVW, encoded by the exons ATGGGTTTAGGCAAAGTGGGCCTTTGTGTGGTGATTTTGCTGGTGGTATCTGAGGCATGGCAAGCAGGAATGGTCAGATCCCAACTTCCAACTGGACTACAATCTAATTTGCAGCAACAAGCAAGAAGGCAAGTGGTAGCTGGAGGGTCATCTCAGGGGAGCCATGTTTCTAACCCCACAGGGCCTGTCCAAGGATCATTTAGCCAGCAGTCTTGGAATCCTGTGCAGATACCTGTGCAGCAGCCTTCCAACGTTCAGTCCCAGCAAGTATTTCAGGGACCTGTGAAGCAGGTGGCATGGCACTTCCCCAATGACCCTCAACTACCAGCAAGACAGCCACTAATGCAGTTTCAGATGAGCCCCCCTGTTCCTACTGCAAGTGTAGCAGCAGAGTGTGGTGAGACTGGCATACATGTGGAGGTCAAGAAGGACCTGTTTGGAACCGGTGAGCTGATAAATCCATCTGAGATCACCCTGGGAAACTGTGCCGTCAGTGGGGAGGACCGTGCTGCTCAAGTCCTCATCTTCCAGTCAGCACTGCAGGCCTGCAACAGTACTACCAGT ATGACTCCAGATGAGCTGGTCTACGTCTTCTACGTCCGCTATGTTCCCCACAATTTTGCTCACACTCCTATTGTGAGAACCGTTGGTGCTGAGGTTCGCATCGAGTGTCACTATCCAAG GTTCCACAATGTAAGCAGCAATGCTCTGATGCCTGCCTGGATCCcatatgcttctacccaagttgCTGAGGAACAGCTTGTCTTCTCCCTGAGACTCATGACAG ATGACTGGACGTCTGAAAGGCTCTCCAACCAGTACTTCCTGCATGATGTGATCAGTGTTGAGGCATCTGTAATTCAGTTCTACCACGTGCCCCTTCGTGTGTATCTGGACACCTGTGTGGCCACTGTGTTTCCTGATGTGAATGCAGTCCCTAGTTATGCCTTCATAGATAACCATGG GTGCCTGATTGATGCCAAGCTCACAGGTTCCCATTCTCACTTCCTGCCCCAAACTGAAGCAGACAAGCTGAGGTTTCAGTTGGAGGCATTCAGGTTTCAGCAGGACAACAGTGGTTTGGTATGTAAGCATGTTTGGTAG
- the LOC143508699 gene encoding zona pellucida sperm-binding protein 3-like — protein sequence MGLGKVGLCVVILLVVSEAWQAGMVRSQLPTGLQSNLQQQARRQVVAGGSSQGSHVSNPTGPVQGSFSQQSWNPVQIPVQQPSNVQSQQVFQGPVKQVAWHFPNDPQLPARQPLMQFQMSPPVPTASVAAECGETGIHVEVKKDLFGTGELINPSEITLGNCAVSGEDRAAQVLIFQSALQACNSTTSMTPDELVYVFYVRYVPHNFAHTPIVRTVGAEVRIECHYPRFHNVSSNALMPAWIPYASTQVAEEQLVFSLRLMTDDWTSERLSNQYFLHDVISVEASVIQFYHVPLRVYLDTCVATVFPDVNAVPSYAFIDNHGCLIDAKLTGSHSHFLPQTEADKLRFQLEAFRFQQDNSGLVCKHVWWGGGGGGE from the exons ATGGGTTTAGGCAAAGTGGGCCTTTGTGTGGTGATTTTGCTGGTGGTATCTGAGGCATGGCAAGCAGGAATGGTCAGATCCCAACTTCCAACTGGACTACAATCTAATTTGCAGCAACAAGCAAGAAGGCAAGTGGTAGCTGGAGGGTCATCTCAGGGGAGCCACGTTTCTAACCCCACAGGGCCTGTCCAAGGATCATTTAGCCAGCAGTCTTGGAATCCTGTGCAGATACCTGTGCAGCAGCCTTCCAACGTTCAGTCCCAGCAAGTATTTCAGGGACCTGTGAAGCAGGTGGCATGGCACTTCCCCAATGACCCTCAACTACCAGCAAGACAGCCACTAATGCAGTTTCAGATGAGCCCCCCTGTTCCTACTGCAAGTGTAGCAGCAGAGTGTGGTGAGACTGGCATACATGTGGAGGTCAAGAAGGACCTGTTTGGAACCGGTGAGCTGATAAATCCATCTGAGATCACCCTGGGAAACTGTGCCGTCAGTGGGGAGGACCGTGCTGCTCAAGTCCTCATCTTCCAGTCAGCACTGCAGGCCTGCAACAGTACTACCAGT ATGACTCCAGATGAGCTGGTCTACGTCTTCTACGTCCGCTATGTTCCCCACAATTTTGCTCACACTCCTATTGTGAGAACCGTTGGTGCTGAGGTTCGCATCGAGTGTCACTATCCAAG GTTCCACAATGTAAGCAGCAATGCTCTGATGCCTGCCTGGATCCcatatgcttctacccaagttgCTGAGGAACAGCTTGTCTTCTCCCTGAGACTCATGACAG ATGACTGGACGTCTGAAAGGCTCTCCAACCAGTACTTCCTGCATGATGTGATCAGTGTTGAGGCATCTGTAATTCAGTTCTACCACGTGCCCCTTCGTGTGTATCTGGACACCTGTGTGGCCACTGTGTTTCCTGATGTGAATGCAGTCCCTAGTTATGCCTTCATAGATAACCATGG GTGCCTGATTGATGCCAAGCTCACAGGTTCCCATTCTCACTTCCTGCCCCAAACTGAAGCAGACAAGCTGAGGTTTCAGTTGGAGGCATTCAGGTTTCAGCAGGACAACAGTGGTTTGGTATGTAAGCatgtttggtgggggggggggggggggggtgagtag
- the LOC143508519 gene encoding zona pellucida sperm-binding protein 3-like, whose product MGLGKVGLCVVILLVVSEAWQAGMVRSQLPTGLQSNLQQQARRQVVAGGSSQGSHVSNPTGPVQGSFSQQSWNPVQIPVQQPSNVQSQQVFQGPVKQVAWHFPNDPQLPARQPLMQFQMSPPVPTASVAAECGETGIHVEVKKDLFGTGELINPSEITLGNCAVSGEDRAAQVLIFQSALQACNSTTSMTPDELVYVFYVRYVPHNFAHTPIVRTVGAEVRIECHYPRFHNVSSNALMPAWIPYASTQVAEEQLVFSLRLMTDDWTSERLSNQYFLHDVISVEASVIQFYHVPLRVYLDTCVATVFPDVNAVPSYAFIDNHGCLIDAKLTGSHSHFLPQTEADKLRFQLEAFRFQQDNSGLVCKHVW is encoded by the exons ATGGGTTTAGGCAAAGTGGGCCTTTGTGTGGTGATTTTGCTGGTGGTATCTGAGGCATGGCAAGCAGGAATGGTCAGATCCCAACTTCCAACTGGACTACAATCTAATTTGCAGCAACAAGCAAGAAGGCAAGTGGTAGCTGGAGGGTCATCTCAGGGGAGCCACGTTTCTAACCCCACAGGGCCTGTCCAAGGATCATTTAGCCAGCAGTCTTGGAATCCTGTGCAGATACCTGTGCAGCAGCCTTCCAACGTTCAGTCCCAGCAAGTATTTCAGGGACCTGTGAAGCAGGTGGCATGGCACTTCCCCAATGACCCTCAACTACCAGCAAGACAGCCACTAATGCAGTTTCAGATGAGCCCCCCTGTTCCTACTGCAAGTGTAGCAGCAGAGTGTGGTGAGACTGGCATACATGTGGAGGTCAAGAAGGACCTGTTTGGAACCGGTGAGCTGATAAATCCATCTGAGATCACCCTGGGAAACTGTGCCGTCAGTGGGGAGGACCGTGCTGCTCAAGTCCTCATCTTCCAGTCAGCACTGCAGGCCTGCAACAGTACTACCAGT ATGACTCCAGATGAGCTGGTCTACGTCTTCTACGTCCGCTATGTTCCCCACAATTTTGCTCACACTCCTATTGTGAGAACCGTTGGTGCTGAGGTTCGCATCGAGTGTCACTATCCAAG GTTCCACAATGTAAGCAGCAATGCTCTGATGCCTGCCTGGATCCcatatgcttctacccaagttgCTGAGGAACAGCTTGTCTTCTCCCTGAGACTCATGACAG ATGACTGGACGTCTGAAAGGCTCTCCAACCAGTACTTCCTGCATGATGTGATCAGTGTTGAGGCATCTGTAATTCAGTTCTACCACGTGCCCCTTCGTGTGTATCTGGACACCTGTGTGGCCACTGTGTTTCCTGATGTGAATGCAGTCCCTAGTTATGCCTTCATAGATAACCATGG GTGCCTGATTGATGCCAAGCTCACAGGTTCCCATTCTCACTTCCTGCCCCAAACTGAAGCAGACAAGCTGAGGTTTCAGTTGGAGGCATTCAGGTTTCAGCAGGACAACAGTGGTTTGGTATGTAAGCATGTTTGGTAG
- the LOC143508520 gene encoding zona pellucida sperm-binding protein 3-like: MGLGKVGLCVVILLVVSEAWQAGMVRSQLPTGLQSNLQQQARRQVVAEGSSQGSHVSNPTGPVQGSFSQQSWNPVQIPVQQPSNVQSQQVFQGPVKQVAWHFPNDPQLPARQPLRQFQMSPPVPTASVAAECGETGIHVEVKKDLFGTGELINPSEITLGNCAVSGEDRAAQVLIFQSALQACNSTTSMTPDELVYVFYVRYVPHNFAHTPIVRTVGAEVRIECHYPRFHNVSSNALMPAWIPYASTQVAEEQLVFSLRLMTDDWTSERLSNQYFLHDVISVEASVIQFYHVPLRVYLDTCVATVFPDVNAVPSYAFIDNHGCLIDAKLTGSHSHFLPQTEADKLRFQLEAFRFQQDNSGLLYFTCFMKATPASYAADPEHKACSFSSNRWTAAYGLDQVCGCCDTTCSSRKGRDLSEDKGTLLEGEVILGPIMVKESA, encoded by the exons ATGGGTTTAGGCAAAGTGGGCCTTTGTGTGGTGATTTTGCTGGTGGTATCTGAGGCATGGCAAGCAGGAATGGTCAGATCCCAACTTCCAACTGGACTACAATCTAATTTGCAGCAACAAGCAAGAAGGCAAGTGGTAGCAGAAGGGTCATCTCAGGGGAGCCACGTTTCTAACCCCACAGGGCCTGTCCAAGGATCATTTAGCCAGCAGTCTTGGAATCCTGTGCAGATACCTGTGCAGCAGCCTTCCAACGTTCAGTCCCAGCAAGTATTTCAGGGACCTGTGAAGCAGGTGGCATGGCACTTCCCCAATGACCCTCAACTACCAGCAAGACAGCCACTAAGGCAGTTTCAGATGAGCCCCCCTGTTCCTACTGCAAGTGTAGCAGCAGAGTGTGGTGAGACTGGCATACATGTGGAGGTCAAGAAGGACCTGTTTGGAACCGGTGAGCTGATAAATCCATCTGAGATCACCCTGGGAAACTGTGCTGTCAGTGGGGAGGACCGTGCTGCTCAAGTCCTCATCTTCCAGTCAGCACTGCAGGCCTGCAACAGTACTACCAGT ATGACTCCAGATGAGCTGGTCTACGTCTTCTACGTCCGCTATGTTCCCCACAATTTTGCTCACACTCCTATTGTGAGAACCGTTGGTGCTGAGGTTCGCATCGAGTGTCACTATCCAAG GTTCCACAATGTAAGCAGCAATGCTCTGATGCCTGCCTGGATCCcatatgcttctacccaagttgCTGAGGAACAGCTTGTCTTCTCCCTGAGACTCATGACAG ATGACTGGACGTCTGAAAGGCTCTCCAACCAGTACTTCCTGCATGATGTGATCAGTGTTGAGGCATCTGTAATTCAGTTCTACCACGTGCCCCTTCGTGTGTATCTGGACACCTGTGTGGCCACTGTGTTTCCTGATGTGAATGCAGTCCCTAGTTATGCCTTCATAGATAACCATGG GTGCCTGATTGATGCCAAGCTCACAGGTTCCCATTCTCACTTCCTGCCCCAAACTGAAGCAGACAAGCTGAGGTTTCAGTTGGAGGCATTCAGGTTTCAGCAGGACAACAGTGGTTTG CTCTACTTCACATGCTTTATGAAGGCAACTCCAGCTTCTTACGCTGCTGATCCTGAGCACAAAGCTTGTTCGTTCTCTAGCAACAG GTGGACTGCAGCGTATGGTCTTGACCAGGTGTGTGGCTGTTGCGACACCACCTGTAGCTCCCGGAAGGGGCGAGACTTGTCTGAGGACAAAG gtaCTCTGCTGGAAGGAGAAGTAATCCTTGGACCCATCATGGTTAAGGAGAGTGCTTGA